In the genome of Chryseobacterium oryzae, one region contains:
- a CDS encoding NAD(P)H-dependent glycerol-3-phosphate dehydrogenase yields the protein MAKKKNNSDNSVGKNAKIDTAVGVVGSGSFATAIVKMLVENCKTVHWCVRNEFVKGAIELRGHNPTYLTAVNFNLKSLKLTTDINELVTACDIVVLATPSIYLADTMEKMSCDYSNKIFVSAIKGIIPKVNDVVAHYLKEEFQIGFRNQAVIAGPCHAEEVAMERLSYLTLATVEDEVSQKLVDIFNSDFIKVHSSKDILGNEYSAILKNIFAIGAGIASGLGYGDNFTAVFVSNAIREMEIFLEAIYEAPRDVNESAYLGDLLVTAYSLFSRNRNLGNLIGKGYTVKSAIQSMNMVAEGYYAADSIYKTAKDKGLKLPIIDTIYGILYEGKNAEKQYKKLTAKLN from the coding sequence ATGGCGAAGAAGAAAAATAATTCAGACAACTCTGTGGGTAAAAATGCCAAAATAGATACTGCAGTTGGAGTTGTGGGAAGTGGAAGTTTTGCTACAGCAATTGTAAAAATGTTGGTAGAAAACTGCAAAACTGTTCATTGGTGCGTAAGAAATGAATTTGTAAAAGGAGCCATAGAACTCCGCGGTCATAATCCTACTTATCTTACGGCGGTAAATTTTAATCTGAAAAGTCTTAAGCTTACCACAGATATTAATGAACTTGTAACAGCCTGTGATATTGTGGTTTTGGCAACACCTTCCATTTATTTAGCAGATACTATGGAAAAAATGAGTTGCGATTACAGCAATAAAATTTTTGTCTCTGCCATCAAAGGGATTATTCCTAAAGTTAACGATGTGGTGGCTCATTATCTAAAAGAAGAGTTTCAGATTGGTTTTAGAAATCAGGCGGTAATTGCAGGTCCTTGTCATGCAGAAGAAGTTGCGATGGAAAGATTATCTTATCTAACATTGGCAACCGTTGAAGATGAAGTTTCGCAGAAATTGGTGGATATTTTTAATTCAGATTTCATTAAAGTTCATTCAAGTAAAGATATTTTAGGGAATGAATACAGTGCAATTCTGAAAAATATTTTTGCAATCGGAGCGGGAATTGCAAGTGGTTTGGGATATGGGGATAACTTTACAGCAGTTTTTGTTTCTAATGCTATTCGCGAAATGGAAATTTTTCTTGAAGCAATTTATGAAGCTCCAAGAGATGTTAATGAAAGTGCTTATTTGGGAGATTTACTGGTAACTGCGTATTCATTGTTTTCAAGAAATAGAAATTTAGGAAACTTAATAGGGAAGGGCTATACGGTGAAATCTGCCATTCAGTCTATGAACATGGTTGCGGAAGGTTATTATGCAGCAGACTCCATTTATAAAACAGCAAAAGATAAAGGCTTAAAACTTCCTATTATAGATACCATTTACGGAATTCTCTATGAAGGAAAAAATGCCGAAAAACAATACAAAAAATTAACAGCAAAACTCAATTAA
- a CDS encoding NAD(P)-dependent oxidoreductase — MSKKVAVIGATGFVGKQVVNELSNRGYEVNAIARDSSKIETKDHVTPISADVNNVEELAEVLKGNDAVISAFNAGWTNPNLYNDFLNGSRNIEKAVEESGVKRFITVGGAGSLFIDGHQLVDGADFPADIKPGATAARDYMNEIKKNDTLDWTFFSPAIEMHAGTAGVRKGTYRTALENPVFDENGRSVLSVEDVAVVLVDELEQNNFVKKRFTAGY, encoded by the coding sequence ATGAGCAAAAAAGTAGCAGTAATCGGAGCAACAGGCTTCGTAGGAAAGCAAGTTGTAAATGAATTATCTAACAGAGGTTATGAAGTAAATGCCATCGCAAGAGATAGTTCTAAAATTGAAACGAAAGACCATGTAACGCCCATTAGTGCAGATGTAAATAACGTGGAAGAATTGGCAGAAGTTCTTAAAGGGAATGATGCGGTTATCAGTGCATTTAATGCAGGTTGGACGAATCCGAATTTGTATAATGACTTTTTGAACGGTTCAAGAAACATTGAAAAAGCGGTTGAAGAATCTGGTGTTAAAAGATTTATTACTGTTGGAGGTGCAGGAAGTTTGTTTATAGACGGACATCAATTGGTAGATGGTGCAGATTTTCCTGCAGATATTAAACCGGGTGCAACTGCCGCGAGAGATTACATGAACGAAATTAAAAAGAATGATACACTAGACTGGACTTTCTTTTCACCCGCGATTGAAATGCACGCAGGAACTGCAGGAGTGAGAAAAGGGACTTACAGAACAGCTTTAGAAAATCCTGTTTTCGATGAGAACGGTAGAAGTGTTCTTTCTGTGGAAGATGTAGCGGTAGTTTTAGTAGATGAGTTAGAGCAAAATAATTTTGTTAAAAAACGTTTTACAGCAGGATACTAA
- the hppD gene encoding 4-hydroxyphenylpyruvate dioxygenase gives MSTLTFAEKIAQAENFLPINGTDYIEFYVGNAKQAAHFYKTAFGFQSLAYAGPETGVRDRASYVLQQGKIKLILTTGLKSESPINEHVKKHGDGVKILALWVDDAYSAFEETTKRGAKSYLEPVTLKDEHGEVRMSGIYTYGETVHMFIERKNYSGTFMPGYEKWESDYNPEETGLLYVDHCVGNVGWDRMIPTVEWYEKVMGFVNILSFDDKQINTEYSALMSKVMSNGNGYAKFPINEPAEGKKKSQVEEYLDFYEGEGVQHIAVATKDIIHTVTELKKRGVEFLSAPPEAYYDMVPERVGHIDEDLKKLQDLGILIDHDEEGYLLQIFTKPVEDRPTLFFEIIERHGAQSFGAGNFKALFEALEREQEKRGNL, from the coding sequence ATGTCAACACTCACATTTGCCGAGAAAATTGCTCAGGCAGAAAATTTTTTGCCAATCAACGGAACAGATTATATCGAATTTTACGTGGGAAATGCAAAGCAGGCTGCACATTTTTATAAAACAGCATTCGGATTTCAGTCTTTAGCGTATGCTGGTCCGGAAACCGGTGTTAGAGATCGTGCTTCATATGTACTTCAGCAGGGAAAAATCAAATTGATTCTTACTACAGGCTTAAAATCTGAATCTCCCATTAATGAGCATGTAAAAAAACACGGAGATGGAGTGAAAATTTTAGCACTTTGGGTGGATGATGCTTATTCAGCATTTGAAGAAACTACAAAACGAGGGGCTAAATCTTATTTGGAGCCGGTTACTTTAAAAGATGAACACGGTGAAGTAAGAATGTCCGGAATCTATACTTACGGCGAAACTGTTCACATGTTTATCGAAAGAAAAAATTACAGCGGAACTTTTATGCCTGGTTACGAAAAGTGGGAAAGCGATTACAATCCTGAAGAGACAGGTTTACTTTATGTAGATCATTGTGTAGGAAATGTAGGTTGGGACAGAATGATTCCTACCGTAGAATGGTACGAAAAAGTAATGGGATTTGTAAATATTCTTTCTTTCGACGACAAACAGATTAATACAGAATATTCTGCTTTGATGTCTAAAGTGATGTCTAATGGGAATGGATATGCAAAATTTCCTATCAACGAACCCGCTGAAGGTAAGAAAAAATCTCAGGTAGAAGAATATCTGGATTTCTATGAAGGAGAAGGAGTTCAGCATATTGCAGTAGCAACTAAAGACATTATACATACTGTTACAGAACTGAAAAAAAGAGGAGTAGAATTCCTTTCTGCACCTCCGGAAGCTTACTATGACATGGTTCCGGAAAGAGTTGGGCATATAGATGAAGATTTAAAAAAGTTACAGGATCTTGGTATATTAATTGATCATGATGAGGAAGGATATCTCCTTCAGATTTTTACAAAACCTGTAGAAGACCGTCCTACATTGTTTTTTGAAATTATCGAAAGACATGGAGCTCAGAGTTTCGGGGCAGGAAATTTTAAGGCATTATTTGAAGCTTTAGAAAGAGAGCAGGAAAAAAGAGGGAATCTTTAA
- a CDS encoding Rrf2 family transcriptional regulator, which yields MNNTRFATAIHIMTLLAKDSQAWLTSDWIAGSLNVNPVIVRKELINLKKSALVESRQGKEGGVRIAKNPDEIYISDIYESVKNSEVLGKKNQNPNPLCTIGKDINKNLQILFCETDELVFQFLKAKKLSDFTGQFQ from the coding sequence ATGAACAATACAAGATTTGCCACCGCAATACATATTATGACTCTTCTTGCGAAAGATTCGCAGGCGTGGTTAACATCCGATTGGATTGCCGGAAGCTTGAATGTAAATCCTGTTATTGTTCGCAAGGAATTGATTAATCTTAAAAAATCTGCTCTGGTAGAAAGCCGTCAGGGAAAAGAAGGAGGGGTAAGAATTGCTAAAAATCCTGATGAAATTTATATATCTGATATTTATGAATCGGTAAAAAATTCTGAAGTTTTGGGGAAGAAAAATCAGAACCCGAATCCTCTTTGCACTATCGGAAAAGACATCAACAAAAATCTTCAAATTTTATTCTGTGAAACAGATGAATTGGTTTTTCAGTTTTTGAAAGCAAAAAAATTATCAGATTTTACGGGGCAATTTCAATAA
- a CDS encoding acetyl-CoA hydrolase/transferase family protein, protein MDKFISAEEAIYTVKSGNRVFFHGSACTPNYLIDELARQSHRLENVEIVSITQQGNVEVAKPQYKGSFFVNSLFVSSPVRDAVNSDRGDFVPVFLSEIPILFRKNILPLDVALITVSPPDKHGFCTLGTSVDVARAAVDTAKIIVAIVNPLMPRTHGDGMIHMSRIHKMVWHEEELPTVDYGAKVGAEEMQVGRNVAELIEDKSTLQMGIGTIPDAVLKCLGNHKDLGIHTEMLSDGVVDLIQNDVINNKYKGYNDNKTITSFCFGTRKLYDYVDDNTVFSFDDVSTVNFPINIMRNKKMVAINSAIEIDLTGQVCADSIGTMQYSGIGGQMDFMRGAALSEDGKPIIAITSRTKKGVSRIVPFLKQGAGVVTTRGHIHYVVTEYGTAYLYGKNLRQRAQELISIAHPDDREMLERAAYERFNSN, encoded by the coding sequence ATGGATAAATTTATAAGTGCTGAAGAAGCTATCTATACTGTAAAAAGTGGTAACCGTGTATTTTTTCATGGTAGTGCCTGTACTCCTAATTACCTGATTGATGAGTTGGCAAGACAATCTCACCGGTTAGAAAATGTAGAAATAGTTTCTATTACTCAACAAGGGAATGTAGAAGTGGCAAAACCTCAGTATAAAGGTAGTTTTTTTGTTAATTCTCTCTTTGTTTCCTCTCCAGTGCGTGATGCTGTAAACTCAGATAGAGGAGATTTTGTTCCTGTTTTTTTAAGTGAAATTCCTATCCTGTTCAGAAAAAATATTCTACCATTAGATGTTGCGTTAATTACGGTATCTCCGCCAGATAAACATGGTTTCTGTACTTTGGGGACTTCTGTGGACGTGGCAAGAGCAGCTGTAGATACGGCAAAAATAATTGTTGCTATAGTAAATCCTTTAATGCCGAGAACCCACGGCGATGGGATGATTCACATGAGTAGAATTCATAAAATGGTATGGCATGAAGAAGAACTTCCGACTGTAGATTACGGTGCAAAAGTTGGGGCTGAAGAAATGCAGGTGGGAAGAAATGTAGCCGAGTTAATCGAAGATAAATCTACTCTGCAAATGGGTATCGGGACAATACCGGATGCTGTTTTGAAGTGTCTTGGAAATCATAAAGATTTAGGAATTCATACAGAGATGCTGAGTGATGGAGTGGTAGATTTAATTCAGAACGATGTTATAAATAACAAATATAAAGGCTATAATGACAATAAAACGATAACCAGTTTCTGTTTTGGTACGCGAAAATTGTACGATTATGTAGATGATAATACTGTTTTCTCGTTTGATGATGTAAGTACGGTGAATTTTCCTATCAATATCATGAGAAACAAGAAAATGGTTGCCATTAATTCTGCAATTGAAATTGATCTTACCGGTCAGGTTTGTGCAGATTCTATCGGTACTATGCAGTATAGCGGAATTGGCGGACAGATGGATTTCATGCGAGGTGCGGCACTTAGTGAAGATGGTAAACCTATTATTGCCATCACTTCAAGAACTAAAAAAGGCGTTTCCAGAATTGTACCTTTCCTTAAACAGGGAGCGGGTGTTGTAACAACAAGGGGTCACATCCATTATGTGGTTACAGAATACGGAACTGCATATCTTTATGGTAAAAATCTACGCCAGAGAGCACAAGAACTCATAAGTATTGCTCATCCTGATGATCGGGAAATGTTGGAAAGAGCAGCTTATGAAAGATTTAATTCAAATTAA
- a CDS encoding M23 family metallopeptidase, with protein sequence MKKFLSSKKKVTFILGSLLTIVFAQSIIITKLFSEKDDKNYEVNLVKINTEKDSIDYLKIKSDLGLVDKTITQLNSFLKAKNIPNEKLMVLDQDSISNSIYLAKQSNRYSQYLMDLQKKLIYVPLGMPSGGSISSNFGIRKNPIPYKTAYASVKSPESTVSTPVSTPKPEVKAQPYEKIIEVTDSYGNKREVKVLVTPKASNPTPEMAVNKNPSPQKNIEKNNAPAEPDQMQFHKGLDIALPSGSDVLATAAGTVIFSGQKSGYGNCVIISHGNGLATLYGHLSQLIAKTNDKIKVGQLIAKSGNSGRSTGPHLHYEVHKNNTPVNPKLFMGM encoded by the coding sequence ATGAAGAAATTTTTAAGCAGCAAAAAGAAAGTAACTTTTATCTTAGGAAGCCTGTTAACCATCGTTTTTGCTCAAAGCATCATTATAACCAAGTTATTTTCGGAAAAAGATGACAAAAACTATGAAGTAAATCTGGTAAAAATAAACACCGAGAAAGACAGTATAGACTATCTGAAAATAAAATCTGATCTTGGTTTGGTAGATAAAACGATTACCCAGCTGAATTCTTTTCTAAAAGCAAAGAATATTCCTAACGAAAAGCTAATGGTTTTGGATCAGGACAGTATATCCAACTCTATTTATCTTGCCAAGCAATCTAACCGCTACAGCCAATATTTAATGGATCTTCAGAAGAAATTAATTTATGTTCCGCTGGGAATGCCTAGTGGCGGATCTATATCTTCTAATTTCGGAATCAGAAAAAATCCTATCCCTTACAAAACAGCTTATGCTTCTGTAAAATCGCCAGAATCTACTGTAAGTACGCCCGTTTCTACACCAAAACCAGAAGTAAAAGCCCAACCTTATGAGAAAATTATAGAAGTTACAGACAGCTACGGCAATAAAAGAGAAGTAAAAGTATTGGTAACTCCAAAAGCAAGTAATCCTACACCTGAAATGGCAGTCAACAAAAACCCTTCTCCTCAGAAAAATATTGAGAAAAACAATGCTCCTGCAGAACCAGATCAGATGCAGTTTCACAAAGGTTTAGATATTGCGTTGCCATCAGGTTCTGATGTTTTGGCAACTGCGGCAGGAACAGTAATTTTTTCTGGGCAGAAAAGTGGATACGGAAACTGCGTAATTATTTCTCACGGAAATGGTTTAGCAACTCTTTATGGTCACCTTTCGCAACTTATTGCTAAAACAAATGATAAAATAAAGGTGGGACAATTAATTGCAAAATCAGGAAATTCGGGAAGATCTACCGGTCCTCACTTACATTATGAAGTTCATAAAAACAATACTCCGGTAAATCCTAAATTGTTTATGGGGATGTAA
- a CDS encoding FKBP-type peptidyl-prolyl cis-trans isomerase gives MGVADMLFKRKKEQAEKNLKDGAEYMVEYGKRESVVQLPSGLQYEIITEGDGEKPGPKSMVKCHYHGTTISGKVFDSSVKRGTPASFPLNKVIKGWTEALQLMPVGSKWKLIIPPHLAYGDQQISKEIGPNSTLVFIVELLDIK, from the coding sequence ATGGGAGTAGCAGATATGTTATTTAAACGCAAAAAAGAACAGGCAGAAAAAAATCTGAAAGATGGAGCAGAGTACATGGTAGAATATGGTAAGAGAGAATCTGTTGTACAGTTACCAAGCGGACTGCAATATGAGATTATTACAGAAGGAGACGGCGAAAAACCCGGCCCAAAGTCGATGGTAAAATGTCATTATCACGGAACTACCATTTCGGGAAAAGTTTTCGACAGTTCTGTAAAGAGAGGAACACCGGCTTCTTTCCCGTTAAATAAAGTTATTAAAGGCTGGACTGAAGCTTTGCAACTAATGCCTGTAGGAAGTAAATGGAAGCTGATTATTCCTCCGCATCTTGCTTATGGAGATCAGCAGATTAGCAAAGAAATTGGGCCAAACAGTACATTGGTTTTTATTGTTGAGTTGTTGGATATTAAATAA